The proteins below come from a single Eubacterium limosum genomic window:
- a CDS encoding response regulator transcription factor: protein MNEEGKKRILIADDNQDICELVEILLTAEGFEVVQAKNGQEAVDRTDDSIDLIILDVMMPQKSGYKACSEIREKTRVPILFLTAKDQDSDKVMGFSVGGDDYLSKPFSYTELVSRVKSLLRRYYVYQGSAPAEKSNKLVIRDLVLDKDAQNVEIGGEIVTLTDIEYRILELMMDNRKKVFSAQNIYESIWNEPYFYSANNTVMVHIRNLRKKLKDNSQEPQYIKTAWGKGYYVD, encoded by the coding sequence ATGAACGAAGAAGGAAAGAAACGGATTTTGATTGCAGATGACAATCAGGATATTTGTGAGCTGGTGGAAATTCTGCTGACAGCAGAAGGCTTTGAGGTCGTTCAGGCTAAAAACGGTCAGGAGGCAGTGGACAGGACAGACGATTCCATCGATCTGATCATACTGGACGTCATGATGCCCCAGAAATCCGGCTATAAGGCCTGTTCGGAGATAAGGGAAAAAACACGGGTGCCCATTTTGTTTTTAACAGCCAAGGACCAGGATTCCGACAAGGTGATGGGATTCTCAGTGGGCGGTGATGACTACCTGTCCAAGCCCTTCTCCTATACCGAGCTGGTATCCCGTGTGAAATCTCTGCTGCGCCGCTACTATGTGTACCAGGGCAGCGCGCCGGCGGAAAAGAGCAACAAGCTGGTAATCCGCGACCTGGTGCTGGACAAGGATGCGCAGAATGTTGAGATAGGCGGAGAGATCGTCACCCTGACCGACATTGAGTACCGGATACTGGAGCTTATGATGGACAACCGGAAAAAGGTATTCTCCGCCCAGAATATTTACGAAAGCATCTGGAACGAGCCTTATTTTTACTCTGCCAACAACACGGTCATGGTGCACATCCGCAACCTGCGCAAAAAACTCAAAGATAACTCTCAGGAGCCCCAGTATATTAAAACCGCCTGGGGAAAAGGTTATTATGTTGACTAA
- a CDS encoding sensor histidine kinase, translating into MLTKQEESIFRSKLGLTIMKYFGISFAIALASGVATTLLLTCFIRENGISGETVELLSYMVTIAVLFVVFLKLFHKKIRYIHTLEHGIEIIEGGGLEYPIPVEGDDELTALAIQLNDMRRTLQKQINERETAIRENHEMVTAISHDIRTPLTSVICYLDLIRDGKVKSPEEEAVYINNALEKACQIKNLTTALFSHSVAENEEVMFHYELIDGNELLAQVLSESVFLLEEKGLTVQVKDSIAEGFAINVDIQQFRRVFDNLCSNALKYADPRRPISFDVMLEPDTLRIIQTNQVRKNSGGESFGIGLKTCEKIAERHEGTFKSWIEKGEFVAIWTLPLY; encoded by the coding sequence ATGTTGACTAAGCAGGAGGAAAGTATTTTCAGGTCGAAGCTCGGGCTGACAATCATGAAATACTTTGGCATTTCCTTTGCCATTGCGCTGGCCTCAGGGGTTGCCACCACGCTGCTGCTGACCTGCTTTATCCGTGAGAACGGCATCTCAGGCGAGACGGTGGAGCTTTTGTCCTACATGGTGACCATTGCGGTGCTTTTCGTCGTGTTTTTAAAGCTGTTTCATAAAAAGATCCGTTACATTCATACCCTGGAGCATGGGATCGAGATCATTGAGGGCGGCGGGCTGGAGTATCCCATTCCTGTGGAGGGCGACGATGAGCTGACCGCTCTGGCCATACAGCTCAACGATATGCGGCGCACACTGCAAAAGCAGATAAACGAGCGTGAGACAGCGATCCGTGAAAATCATGAGATGGTCACCGCCATATCCCACGATATCCGGACACCCTTAACCTCGGTGATCTGCTATCTGGATCTGATCAGGGACGGCAAAGTCAAAAGCCCGGAGGAAGAAGCTGTTTATATCAATAACGCTCTGGAAAAGGCCTGTCAGATCAAAAATCTTACCACAGCCCTTTTCAGCCATTCGGTGGCAGAGAATGAGGAGGTCATGTTCCATTACGAGCTGATCGACGGCAACGAGCTGCTGGCACAGGTTTTATCAGAAAGCGTTTTTCTGCTGGAGGAAAAGGGACTTACCGTCCAGGTAAAGGACAGCATTGCGGAAGGCTTTGCCATCAATGTGGATATTCAGCAGTTCCGGCGCGTTTTTGATAATCTCTGCTCCAATGCCCTGAAATACGCTGATCCCCGGCGGCCCATCAGCTTTGACGTTATGCTGGAGCCTGACACCCTGCGTATTATCCAGACAAACCAGGTGCGAAAAAACAGCGGCGGTGAGAGCTTTGGCATAGGACTGAAAACCTGTGAGAAAATTGCGGAGCGCCATGAAGGGACCTTTAAAAGCTGGATTGAGAAAGGTGAGTTTGTGGCGATCTGGACTCTGCCGCTGTATTAG
- a CDS encoding efflux RND transporter periplasmic adaptor subunit, whose protein sequence is MNKKKSIIITLVILAVVVVALGVWACTRTSQPQAAAVKTTALEKTNLQRTVSTNGTVESTYVEQVSNMTGIPVWDIDVSVGEWVEKGDRLCRLYDEKSDTWERVEATTSGTVTAINAQNGAPANGVLFTIEDTNSLRVVTNIKEADVGTVQPGMKVTIKTDATGGKEYTGTVQSIAPTAVKQSSASGTGATAAASSGNQNPEFEARVSIDSDISGLLIGMKARLNIIVEERNGVYSVPFDVLTTGANNESCVLVAADPKDGVYTVKEVPVTTGTETDFAIEISGDQLTDGMQIITDIDKVKVGDSVTLQQAGDNSTAQGVTNAQ, encoded by the coding sequence ATGAATAAGAAAAAAAGTATCATTATTACGCTTGTCATACTGGCAGTCGTTGTCGTAGCGCTGGGCGTCTGGGCCTGTACGCGCACCAGCCAGCCGCAGGCGGCCGCTGTCAAAACCACAGCCCTTGAGAAGACCAATCTTCAGAGAACGGTTTCGACCAACGGTACGGTTGAGAGCACCTATGTAGAGCAGGTCAGCAATATGACCGGTATTCCGGTATGGGATATCGACGTGTCCGTCGGCGAATGGGTTGAAAAGGGCGACCGTCTCTGCCGCCTTTACGATGAAAAAAGCGATACCTGGGAACGTGTAGAAGCCACGACTTCCGGTACGGTGACAGCCATCAACGCACAGAACGGCGCCCCGGCCAACGGTGTGCTCTTTACCATTGAGGATACCAACAGCCTGCGTGTGGTCACAAACATCAAGGAAGCAGATGTGGGAACCGTGCAGCCGGGAATGAAGGTAACCATCAAAACCGACGCGACCGGAGGCAAGGAATACACTGGTACTGTGCAGAGCATTGCGCCCACTGCTGTCAAGCAGTCCAGCGCGTCCGGTACCGGCGCGACAGCTGCCGCTTCCTCAGGCAATCAGAATCCGGAATTTGAAGCGCGGGTGAGCATTGACTCCGACATCAGCGGTCTGCTGATCGGGATGAAGGCGCGCCTTAACATTATCGTTGAGGAAAGAAACGGCGTTTACAGTGTTCCGTTTGATGTGCTGACCACAGGTGCGAACAATGAAAGCTGTGTGCTGGTAGCCGCCGACCCCAAGGATGGTGTTTACACCGTGAAAGAAGTACCTGTCACCACTGGTACAGAAACGGACTTTGCCATTGAGATTTCAGGAGACCAGCTGACAGACGGTATGCAGATCATCACCGACATCGACAAGGTTAAGGTCGGCGACTCTGTCACACTGCAGCAGGCGGGCGACAACAGCACCGCCCAAGGAGTCACCAATGCGCAATAA
- a CDS encoding ABC transporter ATP-binding protein codes for MRNKIIEMKGIVKRFYVGSPNELEILHGLDLEVLEGEFISIIGASGSGKSTLMNIIGALDRPTEGEYYLDQLLVSTIKDSGLSKIRNQKIGFVFQTFNLIPRSTALSNVELPMLYAGMPKAERRERAEELLELVDMSDRAKHRPNELSGGQKQRIAIARAMANDPSIILADEPTGALDSKTGRMVMDIFHELHEKQGKTIILITHNPELADETERIITLSDGSIVGTRAGTGVRLERHHELA; via the coding sequence ATGCGCAATAAGATCATCGAGATGAAGGGCATTGTGAAGCGCTTCTATGTGGGTTCGCCCAATGAGCTTGAAATCCTTCATGGCCTTGATCTGGAAGTCTTAGAGGGCGAGTTTATATCCATTATCGGGGCATCAGGCTCAGGCAAGTCCACGCTGATGAACATCATCGGCGCCCTTGACAGGCCCACAGAAGGTGAGTATTATCTGGATCAGCTGCTGGTCAGCACCATTAAGGACAGCGGCCTCTCTAAGATCCGTAACCAGAAAATCGGCTTTGTGTTCCAGACCTTTAACCTGATTCCACGCTCCACAGCGCTCAGCAACGTTGAGCTGCCCATGCTCTACGCTGGCATGCCCAAGGCGGAACGCCGGGAGCGGGCAGAAGAGCTGCTGGAGCTTGTGGATATGTCAGACAGGGCAAAGCACCGCCCCAACGAGCTCTCCGGCGGACAGAAGCAGCGTATCGCCATCGCCCGGGCCATGGCCAACGATCCGTCCATTATCCTGGCCGATGAGCCCACCGGCGCGCTGGACAGTAAAACGGGCCGCATGGTCATGGATATTTTCCATGAGCTGCATGAAAAACAGGGCAAAACCATTATTTTGATCACCCATAATCCGGAGCTGGCTGATGAAACCGAGCGGATTATCACCCTGAGCGACGGCAGCATTGTCGGTACCCGGGCAGGCACAGGGGTGAGATTGGAGCGACACCATGAACTTGCTTGA
- a CDS encoding ABC transporter permease: MNLLENIKLALEGLRANKMRALLTMLGIIIGIASVIAITSLGDAMSNTLNETLSNVGGRNIQLYVMPKDVDGTYSNSDEDNITDEMIERFRQRYGDEIEGLEISNNVGAAKTVDVIPQQEMKITGANHDYFTVENVKIIQGRAISDRDVEGEKNVIVISSIMKKNLYGEGSDPIGKEIKVETTYGTESFYVVGVYQDPMEDATQSAMMVAMGGSGRSTAYIPYTTAKNITNDTTKGYSMIMLMASPNVSSTELATKAAAYFNKFYPESSNSKVEAQSMESIMKEMNTAMSQVSMAIAVIAGISLLVGGIGVMNIMLVSVTERTREIGVRKALGAPNSAIRIQFLVESMIICIIGGILGILLGAGFGALGGLLLNTAVAPSLGSIALAVGFSMAIGVFFGYYPANKAAKLDPIEALRYE, encoded by the coding sequence ATGAACTTGCTTGAGAATATTAAACTGGCCCTGGAAGGGCTGCGCGCCAACAAAATGCGGGCGCTGCTGACCATGCTGGGCATTATTATCGGGATCGCCTCGGTCATTGCCATCACCTCTCTCGGTGACGCTATGTCCAACACCCTGAACGAGACGCTCTCCAACGTGGGCGGGCGCAACATTCAGCTGTACGTCATGCCCAAGGATGTGGACGGCACCTACTCCAACAGTGATGAGGACAACATTACCGATGAGATGATCGAGCGTTTCAGACAACGCTACGGCGATGAGATTGAAGGCCTTGAGATCAGCAATAACGTGGGGGCGGCCAAAACCGTTGATGTTATCCCGCAGCAGGAGATGAAAATCACGGGGGCCAACCATGATTACTTCACCGTTGAAAATGTCAAGATCATCCAGGGTCGCGCTATCAGCGACCGGGATGTGGAGGGCGAAAAAAACGTTATTGTCATCTCCAGTATTATGAAGAAGAATCTGTACGGCGAGGGCAGCGACCCTATCGGTAAGGAAATAAAGGTGGAAACCACCTATGGAACTGAGAGCTTTTACGTGGTAGGAGTTTATCAGGACCCCATGGAAGACGCGACCCAGAGCGCCATGATGGTGGCGATGGGCGGCAGCGGACGTTCGACCGCTTATATTCCCTACACAACCGCTAAGAACATCACAAACGATACAACAAAAGGCTACAGCATGATCATGCTCATGGCTTCGCCGAATGTCAGCTCGACAGAGCTTGCCACCAAGGCGGCAGCTTATTTCAATAAATTCTATCCTGAAAGCAGCAACAGCAAGGTAGAAGCGCAGAGTATGGAAAGCATTATGAAGGAAATGAACACTGCCATGTCACAGGTATCCATGGCCATCGCGGTGATCGCGGGCATATCACTGCTGGTTGGCGGTATCGGGGTTATGAATATCATGCTGGTATCTGTCACTGAGCGTACGCGGGAGATCGGTGTGCGCAAGGCTCTGGGAGCGCCCAACAGCGCCATCCGGATACAGTTCCTGGTTGAATCTATGATCATCTGTATCATCGGCGGTATTCTTGGTATCCTGCTTGGGGCAGGCTTTGGCGCCCTTGGCGGTCTGCTGCTCAATACGGCGGTAGCGCCGTCCCTTGGCTCTATCGCCCTGGCTGTGGGCTTCTCAATGGCGATCGGCGTGTTCTTCGGGTACTACCCGGCCAATAAAGCCGCCAAGCTTGATCCGATCGAAGCTCTGAGGTATGAATGA
- a CDS encoding calcium-translocating P-type ATPase, PMCA-type has product MTNEESNKSKESFLLSVSETEKVYDTDARTGLSDAQAAARQQTYGKNKMAEGKRKSLLRMFLEQFKDFLILVLVAAAVISGFLGEISDAILILIIVILNAVIGMVQENKAENSMEALKKLTIPEAKVLRNGVQTVIKAEDLVPGDVVYLDAGDNVPADGRLIEAAALQIQESALTGESVAVEKNLADLSNPETPLGDRLNAVYMSSTVTYGRGKFIVTKTGMDTEIGKIAGMIQGTVSMQTPLQKRLTELGKILAVGCLGACIVIFFIGLVRGGDMLEMFMTAVSLAVAAIPEGLPAIVTVVLAMGTQRLVAKHAIIRKLPAVETLGAASVICSDKTGTLTQNKMTIKKVYANDGIVSAEDIKDDGFTDSERLVVRIGLLCNDASIVTDDSGVKEIGDPTEVAMVAYAASLGYQKNEYLEKYPRINEIPFDSDRKLMTTVHKDGEHYYSFTKGAPDVLLGRCKNYLKGTGSIPYESMALPFDAEARAEVEKANETLSDDAFRVLGFAFKRYDSEPEVTMEELENDMTFVGLTGMIDPPRVEVKDSIHECHTAGIKTVMITGDHKNTAVAIAKELDIYGEDSIALSGTELNSMSDAELEEKIDHVAVYARVSPEHKVRIVDAWQKKGAVVAMTGDGVNDAPALKKADIGCAMGITGTDVSKEAAEMILTDDNFSTIVSAVKEGRGIYENIKKAVHFLLSCNIAEILILFIATLIGWIQPLLPVHILWINLITDSLPALALGVEKNDDDIMTKKPRDPKESIFAHGLGGRIIFQGVVLAAISLFVFNYGNSHFGLDEGRTMVFAVLGLSQLTHVLNVRSESKSVFSKQFFTNRYLWGAILISAVLQLSVILIPAAHPLFSVTFLNPQEWLIIVAASLAPLLVVEITKLIGRLVRRDK; this is encoded by the coding sequence ATGACAAACGAAGAAAGCAACAAGTCAAAGGAATCTTTCTTACTATCCGTATCGGAAACCGAGAAGGTCTATGACACCGACGCGCGCACTGGGCTCAGTGACGCCCAGGCTGCCGCCAGACAGCAGACCTACGGCAAAAACAAAATGGCCGAGGGAAAGCGGAAATCACTGCTGCGGATGTTCCTGGAGCAGTTTAAGGATTTTCTGATTCTGGTTCTGGTAGCTGCCGCGGTCATATCCGGCTTTCTGGGAGAAATCAGCGATGCTATTTTAATTTTAATCATTGTTATCCTCAACGCCGTCATTGGGATGGTGCAGGAAAATAAGGCTGAGAACTCCATGGAGGCGCTTAAAAAGCTGACCATACCCGAAGCCAAGGTGCTGCGGAACGGCGTGCAGACGGTCATTAAGGCCGAGGATCTGGTGCCGGGCGACGTGGTCTACCTGGACGCCGGGGACAACGTGCCTGCGGACGGTCGGCTCATCGAGGCCGCGGCCCTGCAGATACAGGAATCTGCCCTGACAGGGGAATCGGTGGCGGTTGAAAAAAACCTCGCTGATCTGAGCAACCCCGAGACGCCGCTGGGTGACCGGCTGAATGCTGTTTATATGAGCAGCACCGTAACCTATGGCCGCGGAAAATTTATTGTGACGAAGACCGGCATGGACACGGAAATCGGCAAGATCGCCGGCATGATCCAGGGCACAGTGTCCATGCAGACACCGCTGCAGAAACGGCTGACGGAGCTGGGAAAAATCCTGGCGGTGGGCTGTCTGGGCGCGTGTATTGTGATTTTCTTTATCGGCCTGGTGCGGGGCGGCGATATGCTGGAAATGTTTATGACCGCTGTGAGCCTGGCTGTGGCCGCTATTCCAGAGGGACTGCCCGCAATTGTTACCGTGGTGCTGGCCATGGGCACCCAGCGGCTGGTGGCCAAGCACGCCATTATAAGAAAGCTGCCCGCGGTCGAAACCCTGGGCGCAGCGTCTGTGATCTGCTCAGATAAAACCGGGACGCTGACTCAGAATAAGATGACCATCAAGAAGGTCTATGCCAATGACGGGATCGTAAGTGCCGAGGATATCAAGGATGATGGCTTTACCGACAGTGAGCGCCTGGTCGTGCGGATCGGCCTGCTCTGCAATGACGCGTCCATCGTGACAGACGACAGCGGCGTGAAGGAGATCGGCGATCCCACAGAGGTGGCGATGGTGGCCTATGCGGCCAGTCTCGGCTATCAGAAAAACGAGTATCTTGAAAAATATCCAAGGATCAATGAAATTCCCTTCGATTCGGACCGTAAGCTCATGACCACAGTGCATAAGGACGGCGAGCATTATTACAGCTTTACCAAGGGCGCGCCGGATGTGCTGCTGGGCCGCTGCAAAAATTATCTTAAAGGGACGGGAAGTATTCCCTATGAAAGCATGGCCCTGCCCTTTGACGCAGAAGCCAGAGCGGAGGTTGAAAAGGCCAACGAAACCTTGTCCGATGACGCCTTCCGGGTGTTGGGCTTTGCCTTTAAACGCTATGACAGCGAGCCTGAAGTAACCATGGAAGAGCTCGAAAATGATATGACCTTTGTGGGGCTGACGGGCATGATTGACCCGCCGCGCGTGGAGGTCAAGGATTCGATCCATGAGTGCCACACCGCAGGCATTAAAACCGTTATGATCACCGGGGACCACAAGAATACCGCGGTGGCCATCGCGAAGGAGCTGGACATCTACGGCGAGGACAGCATCGCCCTGTCCGGCACTGAGCTTAACAGCATGTCGGATGCGGAGCTTGAGGAAAAGATCGACCATGTGGCCGTATATGCCCGGGTGTCGCCTGAGCACAAGGTGCGGATTGTGGACGCCTGGCAGAAAAAGGGCGCAGTGGTTGCCATGACCGGCGACGGGGTCAATGATGCTCCGGCGCTCAAGAAGGCCGATATTGGCTGTGCCATGGGCATTACGGGCACCGACGTCTCCAAGGAGGCGGCTGAAATGATTCTGACAGACGATAATTTCTCCACCATTGTCTCCGCGGTCAAGGAAGGCCGGGGAATCTACGAGAACATCAAGAAGGCTGTCCACTTCCTGCTCTCCTGTAACATTGCAGAAATACTGATCCTGTTTATCGCCACGCTCATCGGCTGGATTCAGCCTTTGCTGCCTGTGCATATCTTATGGATCAACCTGATTACCGACAGCCTGCCGGCGCTGGCCCTGGGGGTTGAAAAGAACGACGATGACATTATGACCAAAAAGCCAAGAGATCCCAAAGAAAGCATTTTTGCCCACGGACTGGGCGGACGCATTATTTTCCAGGGCGTTGTGCTGGCGGCCATCTCGTTGTTTGTCTTTAATTACGGCAATTCTCACTTTGGCCTGGATGAGGGCCGCACCATGGTCTTCGCGGTTCTGGGCTTATCCCAGCTGACCCATGTGCTCAATGTCCGGTCTGAAAGCAAATCTGTGTTCAGCAAGCAGTTTTTCACCAACCGGTACCTCTGGGGCGCGATTCTGATTTCAGCAGTCCTGCAGCTGTCCGTCATTTTGATACCGGCAGCCCACCCGCTGTTCAGCGTGACCTTCCTGAACCCTCAGGAATGGCTGATCATTGTGGCCGCGTCACTGGCGCCGCTGCTGGTTGTGGAAATCACCAAGCTCATCGGCCGGCTTGTACGCCGGGACAAATAA
- a CDS encoding DUF4364 family protein codes for MLNTQHQAEDKLIILYVLNKIKTGITREQVAFIIIENLQMSYFDIQLYIDNLIEDDFIRLYQMDDDKTVVAITAKGRETLNIFEKDIPTYIREMLELYISQNRDRIFREVKVIGNYTKNTDGDYQVQLKLHENNIVLMELNINTPSQKQALNICDNWKNDTQNLYASIIKLLTQTS; via the coding sequence GTGCTTAACACTCAACATCAGGCTGAAGATAAGCTTATTATACTATACGTACTCAATAAAATCAAAACCGGCATCACCCGCGAGCAGGTGGCCTTTATCATTATTGAAAACCTGCAAATGAGCTATTTCGACATTCAGCTCTACATCGACAACCTCATCGAGGATGATTTTATCCGTTTATACCAGATGGATGATGATAAAACCGTGGTCGCCATCACCGCCAAAGGGCGGGAGACCCTGAATATTTTTGAGAAGGACATCCCCACCTATATCCGCGAAATGCTGGAGCTCTACATCTCACAGAACCGGGACCGCATTTTCAGAGAAGTCAAGGTCATCGGCAACTATACAAAAAATACCGACGGCGATTACCAGGTACAGCTCAAGCTCCACGAAAACAACATTGTCCTGATGGAGCTGAACATCAACACGCCGTCCCAGAAGCAGGCGCTGAATATCTGTGACAACTGGAAAAATGACACTCAGAATCTTTACGCTTCCATCATCAAGCTGCTCACGCAGACCAGCTAG
- a CDS encoding 4Fe-4S double cluster binding domain-containing protein yields the protein MNPLNEKIEALGKGLGAAQVGFADLSGLPDGLNMGYPGAVSVVVRLSKGILAQIEDAPTATYFSHYRIVNRLIDEITLRVALALEEEGAMAVAVPASQSLPSVKGENPYRGLFAHKTAAVIAGMGWIGKSALFIHRDYGPAVRLGTVLTDAPLDTVAALAESECGSCQACVQACPSMSIEGTLWEPGMERSYLLDAHSCSEYMKEAYQHIGRGSVCGLCMVSCPHFRKNL from the coding sequence ATGAATCCATTAAATGAAAAAATAGAGGCCTTGGGAAAGGGGCTCGGGGCGGCGCAGGTTGGCTTTGCGGATTTAAGCGGCCTGCCGGACGGGTTAAACATGGGCTATCCCGGCGCTGTGTCGGTGGTGGTGCGCTTGTCAAAGGGGATTTTAGCCCAGATAGAGGACGCGCCGACAGCCACCTATTTCAGCCATTACCGCATTGTCAACCGTCTGATCGACGAGATTACCCTGAGGGTGGCGCTGGCCCTCGAGGAAGAGGGCGCGATGGCGGTGGCTGTTCCGGCCTCGCAGTCTCTGCCGTCTGTAAAGGGCGAGAACCCATACCGCGGGCTCTTCGCGCACAAAACCGCAGCGGTCATTGCCGGCATGGGCTGGATTGGGAAGAGCGCTCTGTTTATCCACAGGGATTACGGGCCCGCGGTGCGGCTGGGAACCGTACTGACCGACGCGCCGCTTGACACTGTGGCGGCCCTGGCGGAGAGTGAATGCGGCAGCTGCCAGGCCTGTGTGCAGGCCTGTCCGTCCATGTCCATCGAGGGAACCCTCTGGGAGCCGGGCATGGAGCGCAGCTATCTGTTAGACGCCCACAGCTGCAGCGAGTATATGAAGGAAGCCTACCAGCACATTGGCCGCGGCTCGGTCTGCGGGCTGTGTATGGTGAGCTGTCCGCATTTCAGGAAAAATCTGTGA
- a CDS encoding DUF3784 domain-containing protein → MSALKKDSTLIFELIFMGLIGLLMCYLGWLIWKKERINLIHSHHYARVSEADKKPYTEKMGKALLIMGIGCFLTGMADFITRTHFGWIFFGLGFIIGAVLFVKAQHKYNGGIF, encoded by the coding sequence GTGAGTGCGCTTAAGAAGGACAGCACTTTGATTTTTGAATTGATTTTTATGGGCCTGATAGGCCTGTTAATGTGTTATCTGGGCTGGCTGATATGGAAAAAAGAGCGGATCAATCTGATCCACAGTCATCATTATGCGCGTGTATCTGAGGCGGATAAAAAACCCTATACAGAGAAGATGGGGAAGGCGTTGCTGATTATGGGGATTGGCTGCTTTTTGACAGGTATGGCGGACTTTATTACCCGTACCCACTTCGGCTGGATATTTTTTGGCCTTGGATTTATAATAGGGGCTGTTCTTTTCGTGAAAGCACAGCACAAATACAATGGAGGCATTTTTTAG
- a CDS encoding DUF975 family protein, whose protein sequence is MRNRTSQDMKLSAKVQLKGHWGPAILIMFITWLAIAGVPTIMLLLEKVIFNVDLDAEIYDRVSNIVSFVLAGPLSYGATRFYMNLYHGREAGVADLFTGFNRFARCFLANLAMGVFTFLWALLLIIPGIIAAISYSQAYYLLNDYEELSFMDAITLSKLMMRDYKLEYFLLCLTFIGWWLLVIVTLGIAIIVVGPYLNATFANFYMGLKEERQAVIDRFMAQKQN, encoded by the coding sequence ATGAGAAACAGGACAAGCCAGGACATGAAGCTGTCTGCTAAGGTACAGCTCAAGGGACACTGGGGGCCGGCGATTTTGATTATGTTCATCACATGGCTGGCCATCGCGGGGGTGCCGACCATCATGCTTCTACTGGAAAAGGTGATCTTTAACGTGGACCTGGACGCGGAAATCTATGACCGGGTTTCAAACATCGTATCGTTTGTTTTGGCAGGCCCGCTGTCCTATGGGGCCACACGCTTCTATATGAACCTGTACCATGGACGGGAGGCAGGAGTGGCAGATCTGTTCACAGGTTTTAACCGGTTTGCCCGATGCTTTTTAGCCAATCTGGCCATGGGTGTCTTTACCTTTCTGTGGGCGCTGCTGCTCATTATTCCGGGGATTATCGCGGCCATCAGCTACTCCCAGGCCTACTACCTGCTGAACGATTATGAGGAGCTGTCCTTTATGGACGCCATCACCCTGAGCAAGCTGATGATGCGGGATTACAAGCTGGAATATTTTCTGCTGTGCCTGACCTTTATCGGGTGGTGGCTCCTGGTCATTGTGACCCTGGGCATTGCCATCATTGTGGTGGGGCCTTACCTGAATGCCACCTTCGCCAATTTTTATATGGGCCTGAAGGAAGAGCGGCAGGCGGTTATTGATCGTTTTATGGCCCAGAAGCAAAACTAA